A part of Melittangium boletus DSM 14713 genomic DNA contains:
- a CDS encoding type II toxin-antitoxin system VapC family toxin, with the protein MSPAAGPVLFDTNLIFHLLKASPLGDKVADEHSLHRGSTRSLCSVVSVGEARAFARKRRWGVSRVTRLHEVMERFAVIDIRPGTLLDHYVAFDAFCEARGRVLGKNDLWIAATAAVTGALLLTTDRDFDPLHQEGFLRRIWYDPAEGHRDP; encoded by the coding sequence GTGAGTCCGGCGGCAGGGCCCGTCCTGTTCGACACCAATCTCATCTTCCATCTGCTCAAGGCCAGCCCCCTGGGCGACAAGGTCGCCGACGAGCATTCCCTGCATCGAGGGAGCACGCGGTCCCTCTGTTCGGTCGTCTCCGTGGGAGAGGCTCGGGCCTTCGCGCGGAAGCGGCGCTGGGGGGTCTCCAGGGTCACCCGGCTCCATGAGGTGATGGAACGTTTCGCTGTCATCGACATCCGCCCTGGCACGCTCCTGGACCACTACGTCGCGTTCGATGCCTTCTGCGAGGCGCGGGGACGGGTGCTGGGAAAGAACGACCTCTGGATCGCGGCCACCGCCGCGGTGACCGGCGCGTTGTTGTTGACCACGGACAGGGATTTCGATCCTCTCCACCAGGAAGGCTTCCTGCGTCGCATCTGGTACGACCCGGCGGAGGGCCACCGAGACCCATGA